One window of the Janthinobacterium sp. PAMC25594 genome contains the following:
- a CDS encoding NAD-dependent dehydratase, which translates to MKLLLVGATGLVGREVLRLALSDARVTAIVAPVRKALPPHAKLHAPLVDFDQLPPDAPWWQADAVICTLGTTMKVAGTRQAFLRVDHDYPLAVARLALAAGTRTYALNSAAGANAGSRIFYNRVKGELERDLEPLGFASLTYVRPGLIGGERDVARAGEGAALRLLRALGPVLPRRWRINPAPRIAQALLEAALAGAPGVHVVSSEQLSASIP; encoded by the coding sequence ATGAAACTATTGCTTGTGGGCGCCACGGGCCTGGTGGGCCGCGAAGTGCTGCGCCTGGCGCTGAGTGACGCGCGCGTCACGGCCATCGTCGCGCCGGTGCGCAAGGCCTTGCCGCCCCATGCGAAACTACACGCGCCCCTCGTTGATTTCGATCAATTGCCGCCCGATGCACCGTGGTGGCAGGCCGACGCCGTCATCTGCACCCTGGGCACGACCATGAAGGTGGCCGGCACGCGGCAGGCGTTCTTGCGCGTGGACCACGATTATCCGCTGGCCGTGGCGCGTCTGGCGCTGGCGGCGGGCACGCGCACGTATGCGCTCAATTCGGCCGCCGGCGCCAACGCCGGCTCGCGCATCTTCTACAACCGCGTCAAGGGCGAGCTGGAACGCGACCTGGAGCCGCTGGGTTTTGCATCGCTCACCTACGTGCGCCCGGGCCTGATCGGCGGCGAGCGCGACGTGGCGCGCGCTGGCGAGGGCGCCGCCTTGCGCCTGCTGCGCGCGCTGGGGCCCGTGCTGCCGCGCCGCTGGCGCATCAATCCCGCGCCGCGCATCGCGCAAGCCCTGCTGGAAGCGGCGCTGGCCGGCGCGCCGGGCGTGCATGTCGTCAGTTCGGAGCAACTTTCGGCTTCAATCCCGTGA
- a CDS encoding arsenic transporter codes for MLTAFLIFLATLTLVIWQPRGLGIGWSAVIGAGVALLAGVIHWGDIPVVWHIVWNATGTFIAVIIISLLLDAAGFFEWAALHVARWGGGSGRKLFVLLVLLGALVSAVFANDGAALILTPIVIAMLRALKFSAKATLAYVMAAGFIADTASLPLVVSNLVNIVSADYFKIGFARYASVMVPVNVVAVAATLGVLLLFFRQDIPRDYDASQLKRPDAAIRDLSTFRAGWLVLALLLVGFFSQEHLGVPISLIAAVGAALLLGVAGKGHVISTRHVIRHAPWHIVVFSLGMYLVVYGLRNAGLTAYLTGMLNHFAQYGVWGAAMGTGVLTALLSSVMNNLPTVLVGALAIDPTTAQGAVREAMIYANVIGSDLGPKITPIGSLATLLWLHVLDSKNIHISWGYYFRVGIVLTVPVLLVTLAALALRLS; via the coding sequence ATGCTGACCGCTTTCCTGATCTTTCTCGCCACATTAACCCTGGTCATCTGGCAGCCGCGTGGCCTGGGCATCGGCTGGAGCGCCGTCATCGGTGCTGGTGTCGCCTTGCTGGCCGGCGTCATCCACTGGGGCGACATTCCCGTCGTCTGGCATATCGTGTGGAACGCCACCGGTACCTTCATCGCCGTGATCATCATCAGCCTGCTGCTGGACGCGGCCGGTTTTTTCGAATGGGCCGCCTTGCACGTGGCGCGCTGGGGCGGCGGCAGCGGCAGGAAACTGTTCGTGCTGCTGGTCTTGCTGGGCGCGCTGGTGTCCGCCGTGTTCGCCAACGACGGCGCCGCGCTGATATTGACGCCCATCGTCATCGCCATGCTGCGGGCATTGAAATTTTCCGCCAAAGCCACCCTGGCCTATGTGATGGCGGCCGGCTTTATTGCGGACACGGCCAGCCTGCCGCTGGTGGTATCGAATCTGGTCAATATCGTCTCGGCCGACTATTTCAAGATCGGCTTTGCCCGGTATGCGTCCGTGATGGTGCCCGTCAACGTCGTCGCCGTGGCCGCCACCCTGGGCGTCTTGCTGCTCTTCTTCCGCCAGGATATCCCGCGCGATTACGATGCCTCGCAACTGAAGCGCCCGGACGCCGCCATCCGCGACTTGTCCACCTTCCGCGCCGGCTGGCTGGTGCTGGCGCTGCTGCTGGTGGGCTTTTTCTCGCAGGAACACCTGGGCGTGCCCATCAGCCTGATCGCCGCCGTGGGCGCCGCGCTGCTGCTGGGTGTGGCGGGCAAGGGCCATGTGATTTCCACGCGTCATGTGATCCGTCATGCGCCGTGGCATATCGTCGTCTTTTCACTGGGCATGTATCTGGTCGTGTACGGCTTGCGCAACGCGGGCTTGACGGCGTACCTGACGGGCATGCTGAACCACTTTGCCCAGTATGGCGTGTGGGGTGCGGCCATGGGCACGGGCGTGCTGACGGCCTTGCTGTCGTCCGTGATGAACAACTTGCCGACGGTGCTGGTGGGCGCGCTGGCCATCGACCCGACGACGGCGCAGGGGGCCGTGCGCGAAGCGATGATTTACGCCAACGTCATCGGCAGCGACCTGGGGCCGAAGATCACGCCGATCGGCAGCCTGGCCACCTTGCTGTGGCTGCATGTGCTCGACAGCAAGAATATCCACATTTCCTGGGGATACTATTTCCGCGTCGGCATCGTGCTGACCGTGCCCGTGCTGCTGGTGACCCTGGCCGCACTGGCGCTGCGCTTGTCCTGA